The Panicum hallii strain FIL2 chromosome 9, PHallii_v3.1, whole genome shotgun sequence genome has a window encoding:
- the LOC112873699 gene encoding uncharacterized protein LOC112873699 translates to MDEVTQAVENLKKEWSQAVSQLEESIAAIKSCGKSGKGTEEANSLPRLNGSAQDALQLLKSLQFRLDLLAQQLPTFEEVQSGQATLESWDEQYKKLRASLRNANLQAKENIRKAAQEERELLLGGGEESTIRRRNLQTKAGMTSAAESITESLRRSRQMMVQEVERSASTLATFDESTSVLRKAEGEYQGHRSLRMRTRGLLSTMQRQDVLDRVILTVGFTIFSLAVLYVVSRRIGLLTLQRKLADAIRSGSLSAEDIVAKAQPGPAAANVPAPAPPIYDEL, encoded by the exons ATGGATGAAGTTACACAAGCTGTTGAAAACCTGAAGAAAGAATGGAGCCAAGCGGTTTCACAGCTTGAGGAGAGCATTGCTGCAATCAAATCATGTGGAAAATCAGGGAAAGGGACAGAGGAAGCAAATTCTCTTCCAAGGCTGAATGGTTCTGCGCAGGATGCTCTGCAATTGCTCAAGTCACTGCAGTTTCGGCTTGATCTTCTAGCACAGCAGCTACCCACTTTTGAAGAAGTGCAGTCCGGCCAAGCAACCTTAGAGTCATGGGATGAACAATACAAGAA GCTGCGTGCTAGTCTGAGGAATGCTAACTTACAAGCGAAAGAGAACATTAGAAAAGCTGCTCAAGAGGAG AGGGAGCTTCTTCTTGGGGGTGGAGAAGAGTCTACCATCCGCAGGCGTAATCTCCA GACAAAGGCTGGGATGACATCTGCTGCTGAAAGTATCACCGAGAGCCTCCGACGGTCTCGCCAGATGATGGTTCAG GAAGTGGAAAGAAGTGCAAGTACCTTGGCAACATTTG ATGAATCAACAAGTGTTCTCCGGAAGGCTGAAGGTGAATATCAAGGACACCGCTCTTTGCGGATGCGTACCCGTGGTTTGCTCTCCACGATGCAACGGCAAGATGTTCTTGATAG GGTCATCCTGACTGTGGGCTTTACCATTTTCTCCTTGGCGGTTCTCTATGTTGTTTCAAGACGTATTGGTCTGTTGACGTTGCAAAGGAAACTGGCTGATGCCATCAGATCAGGTTCATTATCAGCTGAGGACATCGTAGCAAAAGCCCAGCCTGGACCTGCTGCAGCTAATGTCCCAGCTCCGGCCCCTCCCATTTATGATGAACTGTGA
- the LOC112872771 gene encoding uncharacterized protein LOC112872771 → MGSKSLLLSSVHGQTVGQASGGYSCAEKYDWQNLSLHQSEQAAREQLDHDATLHCPLDMPSRVEDSVTANEISHPPRGSYDLHRTRGEIVNYRYCNCDTCGVTRLGEYTTSHGHGRSEIHGPGNGVSGQCHLSSCSYGGCHGKDHACVSNTSKQARCSIATALDPIRSYRTNRIPSFGHGHHGAKGAHRQICQARSCRKNFSANQGSSSQNRHYRDDRYLPSKHDFLDGHFSEIDAEMHRFYMRRFHSPSNHKGHSWKDATLNIPVHTSHGRSCQRDEEERSHPKRQVNEFRSLHHEQLELAPNEKFHECLDSHRYFRNAYNGKMVKRKFIKQGFHESTYNGAGASKYERNSSQKRKAGHLGGKKARNNVAYEDKSKRLRWPSEKDQKQQVETDKRRNGSLEGNAVITKFVGRDGGKGNCNPKQDATAAAAIGSTKCDENANMLSPKCSKTVASLNTPKLSEGSSDMDLESDKQSDVDGCTERGILQHLPVTHTERNMELKESDNLSQSEALHQDCLILWRARQLRKANAAKADKIVKANQRQAGQRRKVSTGRRVSNGRPAAFATSESDNEDDSALGCSDQFSSATSSDGLQKCGDGRANKKLERPLKFPSNSKCNKIPQNATAEKGLECSLKLPPEANPLELAQQKEKEKILNRRQLSTYHPDAIVHGGLNGCSDTSMVDEAAVSHCDNRAHQNISHQETNNADRRKEKLGVKCEKRAEGHGLKWAQQSTSLYTEPTLLDQETIARCSMHGNLKVNALETPNHESGSTPFHGHILDGRTANMCQKKQVNRSSGSYCRDFKNWLDGNDHIDNQQEAMDRNLLRKKQVCSVLAGPENELNENDTKDCEPQALGVENTSNRQITTEDCTSNTTHSGAAKQGDWIPRSCIPDLNYSPSMLSDEDFVAPEEPVCQVTAGGFEPQDVTKSLSALLTGPIVKEQQYEQAKEQQCRQPEATQIISDVCKKEGTSEVVAQLEISESNNGLPQRSAVEESSVPTDAFMCALYEFVKNFLKPLWENGLVSREVHKIVVKKAVEKVAGAWASNAPSTEPAISRILSDEAKNIERLVQGYLNMYVGREVLKSCPWWCLSGPAKRNASRSMRSGGCEACDAAAKRPWSMEGKNN, encoded by the exons ATGGGTTCAAAAAGCTTATTATTGTCATCAGTACATGGACAAACTGTGGGACAAGCATCAGGAGGTTATTCATGCGCTGAGAAGTACGATTGGCAAAACTTATCCCTTCATCAAAGTGAGCAAGCAGCAAGGGAGCAACTTGATCATGATGCAACCCTGCACTGCCCTCTGGATATGCCTAGCCG GGTAGAAGATTCTGTGACTGCTAATGAAATTTCACATCCGCCTAGAGGTTCTTATGATTTGCATAGAACTCGGGGAGAaattgtgaactatagatatTGTAACTGTGATACATGTGGTGTAACGAG GTTGGGGGAATATACTACATCACATGGTCATGGACGTTCTGAGATTCATGGCCCAGGAAATGGAGTAAGTGGACAATGCCACCTATCTTCTTGTTCTTATGGTGGATGCCATGGTAAAGATCATGCTTGTGTCAGCAATACATCGAAACAGGCTAGGTGCAGCATTGCAACTGCACTTGATCCCATCAGATCTTACCG GACCAACAGAATCCCTTCCTTTGGTCATGGTCATCATGGTGCAAAAGGAGCTCACAGACAAATATGTCAAGCAAGAAGTTGTAGGAAGAATTTTTCTGCTAACCAGGGAAGTAGCAGTCAGAATAGACACTATCGTGATGATAGATATCTTCCAAGTAAACATGACTTCCTGGATGGTCATTTTTCTGAGATAGATGCAGAAATGCATCGGTTTTATATGCGCAGATTTCACTCTCCTAGTAATCATAAGGGACACTCTTGGAAGGATGCTACATTAAATATTCCTGTTCACACCTCACATGGTCGATCGTGTCAAAGAGATGAAGAAGAAAGATCTCACCCGAAGAGACAAGTTAATGAATTTCGTTCCCTTCACCATGAGCAACTTGAGCTCGCTCCCAATGAAAAATTTCATGAATGCTTGGATAGCCATCGGTATTTCAGAAATGCTTATAATGGCAAGATGGTAAAAAGGAAATTTATAAAACAGGGTTTCCATGAAAGCACTTACAACGGTGCTGGTGCTAGTAAATATGAGAGAAACAGTAGCCAGAAAAGGAAGGCAGGTCATTTGGGTGGAAAGAAAGCTAGGAATAATGTGGCTTATGAGGATAAATCTAAAAGACTTCGCTGGCCCAGTGAAAAGGACCAGAAACAACAGGTTGAGACTGACAAGAGGAGAAATGGTAGTCTGGAGGGAAACGCTGTAATAACCAAGTTTGTGGGTCGAGACGGAGGAAAAGGGAATTGCAATCCAAAGCAGGATGCTACAGCTGCTGCTGCGATTGGCTCAACAAAGTGTGATGAGAACGCAAACATGTTAAGTCCCAAGTGCAGCAAAACTGTCGCTTCACTGAACACACCGAAACTGAGTGAAGGAAGTAGTGACATGGATCTAGAATCTGACAAGCAGTCTGATGTCGATGGTTGCACTGAAAGAGGTATACTACAGCATCTTCCAGTCACCCATACAGAGAGGAATATGGAACTGAAAGAATCAGATAATCTTTCTCAGTCTGAGGCACTCCACCAAGATTGTTTGATCCTTTGGAGAGCAAGACAATTAAGAAAGGCTAATGCTGCTAAGGCTGACAAAATTGTAAAAGCAAATCAACGACAAGCTGGACAAAGAAGAAAGGTGTCAACTGGCAGAAGAGTGAGCAATGGAAGACCTGCTGCTTTTGCTACCTCAGAAAGTGATAATGAAGATGACAGTGCATTGGGGTGTTCTGATCAATTTAGTAGTGCAACATCATCTGATGGGCTACAAAAGTGTGGTGATGGAAGAGCTAACAAAAAGTTAGAGAGGCCCCTCAAATTCCCTAGTAACAGTAAATGCAACAAAATCCCTCAAAACGCAACTGCTGAGAAAGGACTGGAGTGTAGTCTCAAGCTTCCACCAGAAGCAAATCCTCTTGAACTTGCGcagcagaaagaaaaggaaaaaattcTTAACAGGAGGCAATTATCGACTTATCATCCAGATGCCATTGTGCATGGTGGTTTGAATGGTTGTTCTGACACTAGTATGGTGGATGAAGCTGCTGTTTCTCATTGTGACAATCGTGCACATCAGAATATTTCTCATCAGGAGACAAATAATGCTGACAGAAGGAAAGAGAAACTAGGTGTAAAATGTGAAAAGAGAGCAGAAGGCCATGGTCTCAAATGGGCTCAACAATCTACTAGTTTGTATACTGAGCCTACATTGCTGGACCAAGAGACTATTGCTCGTTGCTCAATGCATGGAAATTTGAAGGTAAATGCACTAGAGACTCCAAATCATGAGAGTGGAAGTACTCCATTTCATGGTCATATACTGGATGGAAGAACTGCAAACATGTGCCAAAAGAAGCAAGTCAATAGGTCCAGTGGAAGTTACTGTAGAGATTTCAAAAATTGGTTAGATGGAAATGATCATATAGATAACCAACAGGAAGCCATGGATCGTAATCTTTTGAGAAAGAAGCAAGTATGTTCAGTGCTGGCAGGCCCTGAAAATGAGTTGAACGAGAATGATACAAAGGACTGTGAACCTCAAGCTCTTGGTGTTGAGAATACATCAAATCGACAGATAACCACTGAGGATTGTACTTCTAACACAACACATTCTGGTGCTGCTAAACAGGGTGATTGGATCCCACGTTCTTGTATACCAGACTTAAATTACTCGCCTAGTATGCTCAGCGATGAAGATTTTGTGGCACCTGAGGAACCGGTTTGCCAGGTAACTGCAGGCGGTTTCGAACCTCAGGATGTTACCAAGAGTCTTTCAGCTTTGTTGACTGGACCAATTGTAAAGGAACAACAGTATGAGCAAGCAAAGGAACAGCAGTGTAGGCAACCTGAGGCAACTCAAATCATCAGTGATGTCTGCAAAAAGGAGGGCACCTCTGAAGTGGTCGCTCAGTTGGAGATCTCTGAATCTAATAACGGGCTTCCACAGCGAAGCGCAGTCGAAGAGAGCAGCGTGCCAACAGATGCATTCATGTGTGCCCTGTATGAGTTTGTCAAAAATTTCTTAAAGCCTCTGTGGGAAAACGGGCTTGTTTCCCGGGAAGTCCACAAGATCGTAGTGAAGAAGGCTGTGGAAAAAGTGGCTGGCGCTTGGGCCTCGAATGCTCCCTCGACAGAACCGGCAATCTCAAGGATTCTGTCCGACGAAGCTAAAAATATAGAGAGGCTTGTTCAG GGGTACCTGAATATGTACGTGGGAAGAGAAGTTCTTAAGAGTTGTCCCTGGTGGTGTCTGAGCGGTCCAGCGAAACGCAATGCAA GTCGCTCCATGCGTTCAGGAGGGTGTGAAGCTTGCGACGCCGCTGCGAAGCGACCATGGTCAATGGAAGGGAAAAACAATTAA